One Microlunatus soli genomic window carries:
- the aspS gene encoding aspartate--tRNA ligase, with protein sequence MIRTHQAGTLRAADAGQTVTLAGWVGRRRDHGGVAFLDLRDASGIAQVVVRDELLEASGAHDLRNEYCIKVTGVVESRPEGNANPDLPTGEIEVVTSELEVLNPSAPLPFQIDERTEVGEDTRLKYRYLDLRRPAPGQAIRLRSEVNRVARNTLAEHDFVEIETPTLTRSTPEGARDFLVPARLRPGSWYALPQSPQLFKQLLMVGGMERYYQIARCYRDEDFRADRQPEFTQLDVEMSFVDQDDVIALAEELLAGIWKLVGHEITAPIARISYAEAFDKYGTDKPDLRFDLEITELTDYFSDTPFRVFQAPYVGAVVMPGGADQPRRTLDAWQEFAKQRGHKGLAYVLVGEDGELGGPVAKNLSETERAGLVEAVGAKPGDCVFFGAGERTKAQALLGATRLEIGHRVGLIDEDAWSFVWVVDAPLFEPAADAVAAGDVAVGTGAWTAVHHAFTSPKPESIDTFDTDPGSALAYAYDIVCNGNEIGGGSIRIHQRDVQERVFQVMGLSAEEAQEKFGFLLDAFAFGAPPHGGIAFGWDRIVALLAGMDSIREVIAFPKSGGGVDPLTDAPAPITPQQRKEAGIDSKPPEPKPTESSDA encoded by the coding sequence GTGATTCGCACCCATCAGGCCGGTACGTTGCGCGCAGCGGACGCCGGACAGACCGTCACCCTCGCCGGCTGGGTCGGCCGGCGCCGGGATCACGGTGGGGTCGCGTTCCTGGATCTCCGTGACGCCAGCGGTATCGCCCAGGTGGTGGTCCGCGACGAGTTGCTGGAGGCCTCCGGCGCGCACGATCTGCGCAACGAGTACTGCATCAAGGTCACCGGCGTCGTCGAGTCCCGGCCCGAGGGCAACGCCAATCCGGACCTGCCCACCGGCGAGATCGAGGTCGTCACCTCCGAGCTGGAGGTGCTCAACCCGTCGGCACCGCTGCCGTTCCAGATCGACGAGCGGACCGAGGTCGGCGAGGACACCCGGCTGAAGTACCGCTACCTCGACCTGCGCCGGCCTGCGCCGGGCCAGGCCATCCGGCTGCGCAGCGAGGTCAACCGGGTCGCCCGGAACACGCTGGCCGAGCATGACTTCGTCGAGATCGAGACCCCGACCCTGACCCGGTCCACTCCGGAGGGCGCCCGGGACTTCCTGGTCCCGGCCCGGCTGCGGCCCGGTTCCTGGTACGCCCTGCCGCAGAGCCCGCAGCTGTTCAAACAGCTGCTGATGGTCGGCGGCATGGAGCGCTACTACCAGATCGCCCGCTGCTACCGGGACGAGGACTTCCGCGCCGACCGGCAGCCGGAGTTCACCCAGCTCGACGTCGAGATGAGCTTCGTCGACCAGGACGACGTGATCGCGCTGGCCGAGGAGCTGCTGGCGGGGATCTGGAAGCTGGTCGGCCATGAGATCACGGCCCCGATCGCACGGATCAGCTACGCCGAGGCGTTCGACAAGTACGGCACCGACAAGCCGGATCTGCGGTTCGATCTGGAGATCACCGAGCTCACCGACTACTTCTCCGACACCCCGTTCCGGGTCTTCCAGGCGCCGTACGTGGGTGCGGTGGTGATGCCGGGCGGCGCGGACCAGCCGCGCCGGACCCTCGATGCCTGGCAGGAGTTCGCCAAGCAGCGTGGGCACAAGGGACTGGCCTACGTGCTGGTCGGCGAGGACGGCGAGCTCGGCGGCCCGGTCGCCAAGAACCTCAGCGAGACCGAACGCGCCGGACTGGTCGAGGCGGTCGGCGCCAAGCCGGGCGACTGCGTCTTCTTCGGCGCCGGCGAACGCACCAAGGCGCAGGCGCTGCTCGGCGCCACCCGGCTGGAGATCGGCCACCGGGTCGGCCTCATTGACGAGGACGCCTGGTCCTTCGTCTGGGTGGTCGACGCGCCGCTGTTCGAGCCGGCCGCCGACGCCGTCGCAGCCGGTGACGTGGCCGTCGGAACAGGCGCCTGGACCGCCGTGCACCACGCCTTCACCTCGCCGAAGCCGGAGTCGATCGACACCTTCGACACCGATCCCGGCTCGGCACTGGCCTACGCCTACGACATCGTCTGCAACGGCAACGAGATCGGCGGCGGCTCGATCCGTATCCATCAGCGCGACGTCCAGGAGCGGGTCTTCCAGGTGATGGGCCTGAGCGCGGAGGAAGCGCAGGAGAAGTTCGGCTTCCTGCTGGACGCCTTCGCCTTCGGAGCCCCGCCGCACGGCGGCATCGCCTTCGGCTGGGACCGGATCGTCGCGCTGCTGGCCGGGATGGACTCGATCCGCGAGGTGATCGCGTTCCCGAAGTCCGGTGGCGGCGTCGACCCGCTGACCGACGCCCCGGCCCCGATCACCCCGCAGCAGCGCAAGGAAGCCGGCATCGACTCCAAGCCGCCGGAACCCAAGCCCACCGAATCCTCCGACGCCTGA
- a CDS encoding putative protein N(5)-glutamine methyltransferase encodes MNHTDPNTGSDPVVDRLRAAGCVFAEDEAALLRNEAVDAAALQQMIERRIAGVPLEQIVGWAEFCGQRFAVEPGVFVPRRRTELLVRTAADRCGSGSVLVDLCGGVGAVASAVLTSVGSLELYCTEIDPVAVSCARRNLAARASVLHGDLFDPLPQALRGSVAMITANAPYVPTGEIAFMPAEARDHELLAALDGGADGLDIHRRIIEQAPEWLTDGGWLIIETGRGQADIDRELLAAAGFDASTIIDDEIDGTVVAGQLSRHRGAHR; translated from the coding sequence GTGAATCACACCGATCCCAACACCGGCAGCGATCCGGTGGTCGATCGACTCCGAGCGGCCGGCTGCGTGTTCGCCGAGGACGAGGCGGCCCTGCTGCGTAACGAAGCGGTGGATGCCGCCGCGCTGCAGCAGATGATCGAGCGCCGGATCGCCGGCGTTCCGCTGGAGCAGATCGTCGGCTGGGCCGAATTCTGCGGGCAGCGGTTCGCGGTCGAGCCGGGGGTCTTCGTGCCCCGCCGGCGGACCGAGCTGCTGGTCCGTACGGCCGCCGACCGCTGCGGATCGGGTTCGGTGCTGGTCGACCTGTGCGGCGGTGTCGGAGCCGTCGCCTCGGCCGTGCTGACCTCGGTCGGCTCGTTGGAGCTGTACTGCACCGAGATCGACCCGGTCGCCGTCTCCTGCGCCCGACGCAACCTGGCGGCACGAGCCTCGGTGCTGCACGGAGATCTGTTCGATCCGCTGCCGCAAGCTCTGCGTGGGTCGGTGGCGATGATCACCGCGAATGCACCGTACGTGCCGACCGGCGAGATCGCCTTCATGCCGGCCGAGGCCCGTGATCATGAACTGCTCGCCGCGCTGGACGGAGGAGCCGACGGACTCGACATCCACCGTCGGATCATCGAACAGGCGCCGGAGTGGCTGACCGACGGAGGCTGGTTGATCATCGAGACCGGCCGGGGACAGGCCGACATCGATCGGGAATTGCTGGCCGCCGCGGGGTTCGATGCCTCGACGATCATCGACGACGAGATCGACGGCACCGTGGTCGCCGGCCAATTGAGTCGCCATCGCGGCGCCCATCGCTGA